The window TTCGAAGAGTTCTTCTTCTATTGGTTTTTTCACCGTTTCTGGCTCTATGGAGAGTATCTGTCTCGCCTTTGAAACATCGATATCCTCGTTGTAAATCTGCTTATGCATCAGGAGCTTCGCGATGGCGCCTTTCAGTCTTCTCATGTTGTCGTTGAACTTCTCCGCGATGAGCATCAAAACGTCGTCTGATAGGTCCCCTCCTTCGAGTTTGACCATCTTCTGGGCTATCTTGAAACAGGTCTCAACGTCCGGTTTTTCTATCTTCACAACCACACCCATCTGGAAGCGGCTTATCAGTCTATCCTGAAATCCATCGAGCATTTGCGGGTCTCTGTCGGAACATATCACGATCTGTTTACCGGCGTTGTGGAGTTCGTTGAAGGTGTGGAACAACTCAGTCTGAATACCGTTCTTGCCGATGAGGAACTGTACATCGTCCAGCAACAGCACGTCTATCTTCGTTCTGTAACGCTCCCTGAATTCCTGAGCGGTACCCCTCTGAATGGCCTCTATCAGCTCGTTCAGGAACCGCTCGCTGGTCAAGTAGACAACTCTCATCTCCGGCTGGTGCTTGAAAAGATAATGGCCTATGGCCTGCAGAAGGTGCGTTTTTCCCAGCCCTACACCACCGTACACGAACAGTGGGTTGTACTTGCCCGGATGCTTCGCGACTTCCAAACAGGCACTGTAAGCGAACATGTTGCCGGGGCCCACCACGAAGTTCTCGAAAGTAAAGATCGGATTCAGTGGGGTGAGAACGAGCGGCCTTTTTCTGACCAAAGGCTCACGTTCGTCTTCTTCGGGCTGGTTATGCAGCGGTGCGTGCTCTATCCTGAACTCCACGGGGCGATTGAAGACCTCTTTCAGCGTACGGGCTATGAGACTACCGTACTTCATCTCAAGCCAAT is drawn from Thermotoga sp. Ku-13t and contains these coding sequences:
- the dnaA gene encoding chromosomal replication initiator protein DnaA encodes the protein MKEKIIEALKAKLNRRTWDSWFSTFDVKEIGENLVVFEVGNLFIKDWLEMKYGSLIARTLKEVFNRPVEFRIEHAPLHNQPEEDEREPLVRKRPLVLTPLNPIFTFENFVVGPGNMFAYSACLEVAKHPGKYNPLFVYGGVGLGKTHLLQAIGHYLFKHQPEMRVVYLTSERFLNELIEAIQRGTAQEFRERYRTKIDVLLLDDVQFLIGKNGIQTELFHTFNELHNAGKQIVICSDRDPQMLDGFQDRLISRFQMGVVVKIEKPDVETCFKIAQKMVKLEGGDLSDDVLMLIAEKFNDNMRRLKGAIAKLLMHKQIYNEDIDVSKARQILSIEPETVKKPIEEELFEVLSEIFNVTHEELKGNSRKSNVLVARQLGMYVAKNYLGLSLRKIAETFNKSHPTVSNAIERFALNLKNNKSLESALHKVLEHFRGKTANQLM